The Methanothermobacter sp. DNA window GCATTCCGCCTTCCATTCCCTCCATTCCTTCTCCTTCTTCTCCACCTTCTTCTCCTGCAGCGGCTATGACATCATCGATTCTTAGTATCATCTCTGCTGCTTCTGCTGCTGATTGTATGGCTTGTTTTTTGACTCTGTGTGGTTCTAGTACTCCAGCTTCTTTCATGTCAACTACTTTACCCTCGAAAACATCTAAGCCCATGTATGGTGACTCTTCATGGG harbors:
- a CDS encoding TCP-1/cpn60 chaperonin family protein; the encoded protein is HEESPYMGLDVFEGKVVDMKEAGVLEPHRVKKQAIQSAAEAAEMILRIDDVIAAAGEEGGEEGEGMEGMEGGMPPM